One window of Bos indicus isolate NIAB-ARS_2022 breed Sahiwal x Tharparkar chromosome 18, NIAB-ARS_B.indTharparkar_mat_pri_1.0, whole genome shotgun sequence genomic DNA carries:
- the PSMC4 gene encoding 26S proteasome regulatory subunit 6B has product MEEIGILVEKAQDEIPALSVSRPQTGLSFLGPEPEDLEDLYSRYKKLQQELEFLEVQEEYIKDEQKNLKKEFLHAQEEVKRIQSIPLVIGQFLEAVDQNTAIVGSTTGSNYYVRILSTIDRELLKPNASVALHKHSNALVDVLPPEADSSIMMLTSDQKPDVMYADIGGMDIQKQEVREAVELPLTHFELYKQIGIDPPRGVLMYGPPGCGKTMLAKAVAHHTTAAFIRVVGSEFVQKYLGEGPRMVRDVFRLAKENAPAIIFIDEIDAIATKRFDAQTGADREVQRILLELLNQMDGFDQNVNVKVIMATNRADTLDPALLRPGRLDRKIEFPLPDRRQKRLIFSTITSKMNLSEEVDLEDYVARPDKISGADINSICQESGMLAVRENRYIVLAKDFEKAYKTVIKKDEQEHEFYK; this is encoded by the exons ATGGAGGAGATAGGTATCCTGGTGGAGAAAGCTCAG GATGAGATCCCAGCCCTGTCTGTGTCACGGCCCCAGACTGGCCTGTCCTTCCTGGGGCCTGAGCCAGAGGACTTGGAGGACCTCTACAGCCGCTACAAG AAGCTGCAGCAAGAGCTGGAGTTCCTGGAGGTGCAGGAGGAGTATATCAAGGATGAGCAAAAGAACCTGAAGAAGGAATTCCTCCATGCCCAGGAGGAGGTGAAACGAATCCAGAGCATCCCATTGGTTATCGGGCAGTTTCTGGAGGCTGTGGATCAGAATACAGCCATCGTGGGCTCCACCACAG GCTCCAACTACTATGTGCGCATCCTGAGCACCATTGACCGGGAGCTGCTCAAGCCCAACGCCTCGGTGGCCCTCCACAAGCACAGCAATGCCCTGGTGGACGTGCTGCCCCCCGAGGCCGACAGCAGCATCATGATGCTCACCTCAG ATCAGAAGCCAGACGTGATGTATGCGGACATTGGGGGCATGGACATCCAGAAGCAGGAGGTGCGGGAGGCTGTGGAGCTCCCACTCACACACTTCGAGCTCTACAAGCAG ATCGGCATCGACCCACCCCGAGGCGTCCTCATGTACGGCCCACCTGGCTGCGGGAAGACCATGCTAGCAAAGGCTGTGGCTCATCACACGACAG CTGCATTCATCCGCGTCGTGGGCTCAGAGTTCGTACAGAAGTACCTGGGCGAGGGCCCTCGCATGGTCCGGGACGTGTTCCGCCTGGCCAAGGAGAACGCACCTGCCATCATCTTCATAGATGAGATTGATGCCATCGCCACCAAGAGATTTGATGCCCAGACAGGGG CTGACAGGGAGGTTCAGAGAATCCTACTGGAGCTACTGAATCAAATGGATGGATTCGACCAGAATGTCAACGTCAAG GTGATCATGGCCACAAACAGAGCAGACACCCTGGATCCTGCCCTGCTGCGGCCGGGACGCCTTGACCGTAAAATTGAATTTCCACTCCCTGACCGCCGCCAGAAGAGACTGATTTTCTCTACTATCACCAGCAAGATGAATCTCTCTGAGGAGGTTGACTTGGAAGATT ATGTGGCTAGACCAGATAAGATTTCAGGAGCTGATATCAACTCCATCTGTCAGGAG AGTGGGATGCTGGCTGTCCGAGAGAATCGCTACATTGTTTTGGCCAAGGACTTCGAGAAAGCGTACAAGACAGTCATCAAGAAAGACGAACAGGAGCATGAATTTTACAAATGA